One stretch of Schistocerca nitens isolate TAMUIC-IGC-003100 chromosome 11, iqSchNite1.1, whole genome shotgun sequence DNA includes these proteins:
- the LOC126213439 gene encoding E3 SUMO-protein ligase ZBED1-like, with translation MGNFFSSSLKTSNHFQSLKIRGFVRALNPGYELPSRKHISDVMLQAAYTAAKEKVVDKLSAAKTVCLTTDCWTSAANEGYMAVTGHFVSEDFTLQSVLLGCSQFSGAHTAPNLSVSLIGMTDNFRLTDKVLPVVTDNAPNIKNAVSILKWKHFGCYAHTLNLIVQNALKHFVSIQQKVKTIVAFFKRSCKATERLLTYQQNNGAGHVKKLVQEVPTRWNSTLCMLERIVEIKDAVKTSLVLCTVDFEQLTDEEWNICSELCSVLKPFAQVSTQLSAESYPTGSQVIVLTRGLLSVCAELLKRPFNSVTRTIIEELTKGLKDRFHNVEMSKSIGVATLLDPRFKSLVFESRVAADNAKKQLIELVAQKMGNRRLTNTGQSHETVSTSTTTDPLSVWGVYDAIIKSTQPQGTPQSAAIVEVQRYMDSPVISRSEDPLAWWRENQYIFPNVAKVVREKFNIVATSVPCERIFSKTGIIINERRTRLKASKVEKLIFLNMNSTNS, from the exons ATGGGCAACTTCTTCAGCTCTTCACTAAAGACTTCCAACCATTTTCAGTCGTTGAAGATTCGGGGTTTTGTGCGGGCCCTTAATCCTGGTTATGAGTTACCAAGCAGGAAGCATATTTCAGATGTAATGCTGCAAGCAGCATACACAGCAGCAAAGGAGAAAGTGGTAGACAAACTGTCAGCTGCGAAGACAGTTTGTTTGACCACAGATTGCTGGACATCGGCAGCAAATGAAGGTTACATGGCGGTGACAGGGCATTTTGTGTCTGAAGATTTCACCTTGCAATCTGTGTTGTTAGGATGTTCCCAATTCTCTGGTGCACACACTGCTCCGAATCTGTCGGTATCTCTAATAGGCATGACAGATAACTTCAGGCTGACAGACAAAGTTTTGCCGGTTGTGACGGATAATGCACCAAATATTAAAAATGCAGTATCCATTTTAAAGTGGAAACACTTTGGGTGCTATGCACATACACTAAATCTTATTGTTCAGAATGCACTAAAACATTTTGTGTCAATTCAGCAGAAAGTGAAAACTATTGTAGCATTCTTCAAGAGAAGCTGCAAGGCAACAGAAAGACTGCTGACATACCAACAAAATAATGGGGCAGGTCATGTTAAGAAACTGGTGCAGGAGGTGCCAACAAGGTGGAACTCTACTCTGTGTATGTTGGAGCGAATAGTTGAAATTAAAGATGCGGTGAAGACTTCACTTGTACTATGCACAGTTGATTTTGAACAACTGACAGACGAGGAATGGAACATCTGCTCAGAACTCTGCTCTGTGTTGAAGCCATTTGCACAGGTTTCAACACAGCTTAGTGCTGAGTCATATCCTACTGGCAGCCAA GTTATTGTTCTGACAAGGGGATTATTATCAgtgtgtgcagaacttttgaaaagGCCATTTAACAGTGTGACAAGGACtatcattgaagaattaacaaaaggCCTGAAGGACCGTTTCCACAATGTAGAGATGAGCAAATCTATAGGAGTAGCCACTCTACTAGATCCACGCTTTAAATCTCTTGTGTTTGAAAGCCGAGTTGCAGCAGATAATGCAAAGAAACAGCTTATTGAACTAGTAGCACAAAAGATGGGTAACAGAAGACTGACAAACACAGGCCAGAGCCATGAAACTGTGTCAACTTCAACCACCACTGATCCCTTGTCAGTATGGGGTGTCTATGATGCAATTATAAAATCAACACAGCCCCAGGGCACTCCTCAGTCAGCTGCTATTGTGGAAGTACAAAGGTACATGGACAGCCCAGTTATTAGTAGAAGTGAGGATCCACTGGCATGGTGGCGTGAAAATCAATATATTTTCCCAAATGTTGCTAAAGTGGTGAGGGAAAAATTCAATATAGTGGCCACTTCTGTGCCGTGcgaaagaatattttctaaaactggtatcattataAATGAAAGGCGAACACGGCTGAAGGCGTCCAAAGTTGAAAAACTTATATTTCTAAATATGAACAGCACTAACTCCTGA